GGATTCGATGAATGTATAAACTTTAATTGCAGATGAAGGTTTTAGCTGTACTTTTGTTCAGTACAAGAATGTCCAAGTTTCTCCGAATTTTTGTTTTTTTTGGTATTTTTTGGAGTTTAGGTAATAAGTCCTTCTCCCAGGTTAATGCTGCATTTTCCGCCGACCAAACAAGTGGTTGTGGGACCTTTCTGGTTCATTTTACAAACCTTAGTACCGGTTCCGGTACTTTAAGCTATTTATGGGATTTTGGGAATGGTAATGTGTCTACATCTCCCAATCCATCTGCACTTTATAGCGTACCCGGGACTTATACCGTAATTTTGAATGTTTCGAATGGGATTAATGCTGACCAAGAGGTTCAAGTAAATTATATAACGGTATTCACATTGCCTCAACCAAATTTTACAGCAACTCCAACAGCAGGTTGTCCTCCACTTGATGTTGATTTTTTGAATAGTTCTACCATAGGTTCGGCCATTGTTGATAGTGTAATTTGGGATTTTGGTGATGGTAACATTTCATCCGGATTAAATCCAAGTCATACCTATACTCAGCCTGGAAATTATACTGTTTCTATGTTAGTGGTAGATCAGAATGGTTGTTCTGCCAACCAATCTTTCCCGGCATCTATTCAAGTGAATAATAATGCTCCGGTTGCAGGATTTGTTGCCAATGATACCGTACTTTGTTCTGCACCTTTTAATGTACAATTTACAAATCAAACAACTGGTTCCGGTGTTACAACCTATTTTTGGGATTTTGGCGATGGAACTACTTCTACCCAATCCAATCCCAATCATACTTTTGCCTCATCTGGAAATTATTCTGTAAGTCTTACTGCAACCTATACTACAGGTTGTGGAGATACTGAATCAAAAACCAATTATATAACTGCTGTAGGAAATTTAAATTCTAATTTTATTGCAGATGATACCACCGTTTGTGCAGGTGTTGCTATTCATTTTACCAATGTAACCGTTCCTATACCCAGTTCGGTTGTTTGGGATTTTGGTGATGGAACTACATCCACCTTACCCAATCCCGTTCATTCATATTCAAATCCCGGCAGTTATTCTGTAACATTAACAAATAGGTATGATGCAAGTTGTGTGGACCAAATAACCAAACCCGGTTACATTTTTGTTTCTGAGAGTCCTGTTGCAAGTTTTACCGCTGATATTACTCATTCTTGTGCGCCGCCTCTCACTGTAAATTATACAAATCAAAGTACAGGTACCGGTCCTTTAAGCTTTCAATGGAATCTAGGAAATGGAGTTTCTAACGTTCAAGACCCAACGAGAATATATAATACTTCAGGTGTATTTGATGTTCAATTAATAGTTACAAATCCTATTGGATGTAAGGATACCTTGTTGTTAGATAATTACATTGTAACCAGAGGCCCGGTTGCTAACCTTTCTGTTAGTAGCTACTATCCTTGTATTCCTGTTTCTGTTAGCTTTACTGATCAAAGTAGTGGACCTTTCCCTATTTCAACCTGGAATTGGAATTTTGGAGATGGGACAAACAGTTCAGTTCAAAATCCTGGACATACTTACGGGTTACCTGGAAGTTATCAAATTAGTTTAGATGTAACGGATTCTCAAGGTTGTAATGCGACCTATACATATCCAACATTAATAAGTTCTTACACTAAACCTGTGGCCAATTTTGCTACTGCTGATAATTCTATTTGCGCTGGAACTTCTGCTCAGTTTACAGATCTGTCCACGGGTGCTAATCAATGGATTTGGAGTTTGGATGGAATCGTGATATCTAATTTGCAGAATCCTTTGCTGGGTTTGGATGATACAGGGTATGTTAGCGT
This DNA window, taken from Bacteroidia bacterium, encodes the following:
- a CDS encoding PKD domain-containing protein; this encodes MSKFLRIFVFFGIFWSLGNKSFSQVNAAFSADQTSGCGTFLVHFTNLSTGSGTLSYLWDFGNGNVSTSPNPSALYSVPGTYTVILNVSNGINADQEVQVNYITVFTLPQPNFTATPTAGCPPLDVDFLNSSTIGSAIVDSVIWDFGDGNISSGLNPSHTYTQPGNYTVSMLVVDQNGCSANQSFPASIQVNNNAPVAGFVANDTVLCSAPFNVQFTNQTTGSGVTTYFWDFGDGTTSTQSNPNHTFASSGNYSVSLTATYTTGCGDTESKTNYITAVGNLNSNFIADDTTVCAGVAIHFTNVTVPIPSSVVWDFGDGTTSTLPNPVHSYSNPGSYSVTLTNRYDASCVDQITKPGYIFVSESPVASFTADITHSCAPPLTVNYTNQSTGTGPLSFQWNLGNGVSNVQDPTRIYNTSGVFDVQLIVTNPIGCKDTLLLDNYIVTRGPVANLSVSSYYPCIPVSVSFTDQSSGPFPISTWNWNFGDGTNSSVQNPGHTYGLPGSYQISLDVTDSQGCNATYTYPTLISSYTKPVANFATADNSICAGTSAQFTDLSTGANQWIWSLDGIVISNLQNPLLGLDDTGYVSVGLIAGNNGCYDTLSRDSFLYLLAPVNRFTYSKDCTAPLTVFYNDTSILPDTYFWDFGDGVTSTLSDPHHTYASTGQYTVIHTV